One Aegilops tauschii subsp. strangulata cultivar AL8/78 chromosome 2, Aet v6.0, whole genome shotgun sequence genomic window, TACAAAGAGTATATATGTGGCAACACCTCCTATGACTAGAGCTTCTTTAGCGCAACAatgagctactccctccgtcttggtttacagggcgtgcgcgtagttctaggtcatttatttgactaactaaatataagttatatgtcaccaaaaatatatcattagattcttaagcggatgtagtttctaaacatatatttTTCATCACATATAATACATATATAGCTAGTTAAATTCTTAACCTAGAAAGACCTGCATGCCCTGTAAACTGAGACGGGGAAGTACACTATTTGCAATTCAGCTAACATACTGAAACTCAAACCCCTGAAAGCTAGATACCTCGTCATGTATCTCCTTCAGAATGTGAACACCCATCGGTTGTCCTCGACTCCTTGCCTCCCACAGGCTCTCCTTTTTTAAGGCCTCCATAGGCTCTTAGCATTCAGGCAGTTTGTTTCAATGATGACAGACCGGTAGCCTTTTTCTTTCGCTAATAGCAAACCATCTTTTTTACGAAAATGATTCAGAACTATTATCAAAGTTCACCGGAAGTACAAAGcatctcaaacataataaaaattatattaaGATTCTGAGAGCACCAAACGACCATTACCGCCGTCAAAACGAGCCGCCGATCATTGTCGCCGCTCCCCttccggagccggcttgaccttgtcgatgacagcAGGGAAGTCCTCGTGCACGTGTCCCTAAGGACCAGCGCCCTCGAGCTGCATTCGTCGTCGTTGAACCCCTGAATACATCTGAAACACCTGGCACCAAATCTCGTTGCATGATGAGAAAGCCTAACCTCATCGTCCAAAGGAGACAGCACGAATCTACGTCAGAGCTCCGTCGACTACGTCCAGATGAACGAACTCGAGGAGGATCAGAGCCCGGAAGACAAACTCGAAGAAGAAACGCCGCCATCCGTCCGAGCGCCGCACCTGCAAGGACTAAACAACCCTAACCTAAACTACTAACAGGAGCGGAGGCACCGGGATTCCCCTTCTCGCCACCGACCGCCGGAGCGGCAGTTAGAAGGGAGGTGAATCCACGGGCTCGCCGACGAAGTCTGGAGGGGAGAGTTTACCCTAGCCGCCAAAGGATAGGGGAGGAAGAGAGAAACCATAGATGGGTTCTCAACATAATAGCAAACCATCTCGGCAGGCCAAGATTTCCAAGCTGACGTAGGAAAGCATCGCCCTCTAAGGGCATGGCCATCGCGTAGCCCTAAACCGGCTGCCCCATGGGCCAACTAGGTTCGTATGCCACGGTGGTAGTACAGGTGTAGCTTGGTGatgacagtcgcagcttgcaggCGAGACGGCCTTTTCAGtttagaaaatgaaaaaaaaagttAAAGAGGAAAAGAAAGGGCCTGGCTGATCGCGCTGCACTTTCTTGGCTGCATGGAGATTCCTGATGCTGCATAGGCCACAGCTATAGCTTGCATTGGGCAATAGAAAATTTATATGGTGgttttagattttttttttaaTTCCTGGGTGAATTATGCCACCATAGCTCATGCCCTGAAAGAAACGTAGGAATAGAATCGTTGGGCATATGGTTTTATCGATATTGTTTTTAAAAGCCATTACATTATATCAGATATTTTTACAAATTAGGCCCTGTTTGATTGCAAAGTATTTTCTAAGTATTTTAAGAATACTACAGTTTTTTCAGATAGCACGGTTTTATTTACTGCGACATGTTTGGCAAACGCCAAAAACTGTGTTACTAAAACTAGAGTATTTACAAAACTGTAGTAATTTCTCTGCATAATAAAAAGATCCCTAAACCTCTTTTTTTTTAACAGAGCAAGTGATAGAAACGAGTCGGCCGCTAGATATTGTCAACAAACTCATCTGGCTATCAAGCCGCCGCTCGATCCCCTGTCCTGCGTGTTCCCTAATGTAAATGAGATAGCTAGGCTGGATATGTTGATCATAGAAAGGATCCGAAGCAATCCATAACTATCCTTTAGAGATCAGCCAAGGTCCGGAGAGGCGATCTCATCTCGCTTAACGAGTACTACTACTAATCACCACTAAAAGCATTGCTAGCTACTAGCTACGAATGGATGCACGACCAACAGCTAGCTGGTAAATTTTACAGCATTACATGGTGTAACCAAACAGGTCCTTTGCATTGTGAATACTTTAAAAAATGTTGTTATATTAAAACCATGGTATTTTGTACATGCATGCTAAATTACTGTAGTTTTTTATACTTTGTTTTTTTCAGTACTTTGCTATCAAACAGAGCCTACTCTTTGTATAAATATAACAAGTTCATTTAGATTATTAAAAAATGTAAGATCAtttatatcactaaaaatatataGTGATCTAAACGATTTTATATTTCAGAAGTATATTATGGGCCAGTTTTTTTTTGGACGCCTCCCAGTTTCTCCGGTTTTTTGGACAATCATGAGAGAAGCTGAGGATGGGGCTATTCCTGCCGAAAGAACTGGCCCTATATCAGATCTTCGGGTAGGCCCCTGCCTGGCTAGTACTACTGACCCGTGTGTCCGCCCGTCCTCCGCCGCACCCATGGCGCTGCGGCGCCTCGCCCGCCGCCTCGCGCCGGTTCCGTTCCCGCCGCGGCTCCTCCCACTCCCCACCCCCGGCCACCTCCGCCTCTTCTCCATCGGGGAAAAGGAGCCGCCGCACTTCATGGCCGAGTACCTCGTCTCCACCTGCGGCCTCTCGCCGGCGGCGGCCGCCAAGGCCGCCCCTCGGTTCGCGCACCTGGGCTCCCCGGAGCGGCCCGACGCCGTGCTTGCCTTCCTCTGCTCGCAGGGGCTGGGCAAGGCGCAGGTGCGCGCGATCGTGGCCCGGAAGCCGGCGCTGCTCCTCAGCGACGTGGACGCCACCCTCTCCCCCAAATTCACCGCCGTGCGCGCgctcggcctccgccgcgccgACGCCGCGCGGCTCTTCGCGCTCTTCCCGGCGGCGCTCACCTACGGCGTCCGCTCCAACCTGCTCCCGCGGGTGCTCTTCTGGCTCGACCTCCTCGGGTCCACCACCTTGCTGATGAAATGGCTGGCCAAGACGTGGCTGCTCAAGTACTCCGTCGACCTGCTCCTGCGGAACCTCGCCGCGCTCCGCCGCCTCGGCATCCCGGACGGCCGCCTCACGGCCGCCGTCCGGCTGCGGCCGACGCTCATCATGCAGTCGCCGGACAAGCTCCGGGCGCTGGTCGGCCGCGTGGAGGAGGCGTGCGGCGGGGTGCCGCCCAGCCCCGGGATGTACTCGTGGTGCCTCTTCGCGCTGCACAACGTCGGCGATCGCGCCTTCCGGGCCAAGAAGGCGGCCGTGACGCGCGCCCTCGGGTGCACGGACGAGGAGTTCGCCGGCATGTTCCGGCGCGCGCCGTGCTTCGTGTTCGCCCCCGAGGCGCTGCTGCGGCGCAAGGTGGAGTTCCTGCAGGCCACCGTGGGGTGCAGCGCCGGGTGCATCGTCAGGAACCCCCTGCTGCTGACGCTGAGCCTCGACGAGCGGATGGCGCCGCGGTGCCGCGCCATCGAGGCCCTGCGGTCCAAGGGCGTGGACATCGGGAAGACGAAGATGGTGAGCGTAGTGAGACTGCCGGAGGCCATTTTCGTGGAGAGGTACATTCTGAAATACAAGGGAGATGTGCCTGAACTCCTCGAGCTGTATCCTCAAGCTCGAGTTTAAGCCACAACATAAAACAGGGGTGTCTGTTATCACCATTTCGTTCTGCCACCATGTTTAGGGCAGAACTTGTGCCCAGCCATTTCATTAACATCAACGTTTCACTCTGATATACTCCCCTAGTGTCTGATCCATCGTTCTGCATTTTGTGTGGGGTTTGAACATACACCGATTTACAATTATGCAACTATTAACTGGCATTCACCTGAATTTTCAAATTCCATCGTCTGTATCCACCATCCCGACACCGGTCAAGTTTAAGAAATAACTGAATGTGGCATAACACAGAAGTCCATCGGAACCGGAGAGGGAGAGTTACCATGTTCAAACATGATTCACTTGCTGCAAAGCTGGTTGGATCTGGCaattgccataaaaaaatatgaGATCCTAGAGGGAAAGCTCATCATGAACAGCGTTTCTCGATTGATCAGAACAAAGTCATATCGCCATGATC contains:
- the LOC109751560 gene encoding uncharacterized protein, which produces MALRRLARRLAPVPFPPRLLPLPTPGHLRLFSIGEKEPPHFMAEYLVSTCGLSPAAAAKAAPRFAHLGSPERPDAVLAFLCSQGLGKAQVRAIVARKPALLLSDVDATLSPKFTAVRALGLRRADAARLFALFPAALTYGVRSNLLPRVLFWLDLLGSTTLLMKWLAKTWLLKYSVDLLLRNLAALRRLGIPDGRLTAAVRLRPTLIMQSPDKLRALVGRVEEACGGVPPSPGMYSWCLFALHNVGDRAFRAKKAAVTRALGCTDEEFAGMFRRAPCFVFAPEALLRRKVEFLQATVGCSAGCIVRNPLLLTLSLDERMAPRCRAIEALRSKGVDIGKTKMVSVVRLPEAIFVERYILKYKGDVPELLELYPQARV